The Marinobacter halotolerans genome includes a window with the following:
- the rpsU gene encoding 30S ribosomal protein S21: protein MPAVKVKENEPFDVALRRFKRSCEKAGVLSEVRRREHYEKPTAVRKRKAAAAVKRHLKKLQREQRKFERLY from the coding sequence ATGCCAGCTGTTAAAGTGAAAGAGAATGAGCCGTTTGACGTAGCCCTGCGTCGCTTCAAGCGCTCCTGCGAAAAAGCAGGCGTACTGTCTGAAGTACGTCGTCGCGAGCACTACGAGAAGCCGACTGCCGTGCGCAAGCGCAAGGCCGCTGCTGCCGTCAAGCGTCATCTCAAGAAGCTTCAGCGTGAACAGCGCAAATTCGAGCGTCTGTACTAA
- the tsaD gene encoding tRNA (adenosine(37)-N6)-threonylcarbamoyltransferase complex transferase subunit TsaD, translating into MLILGIETSCDETGVALFDSDQGLLSHALFSQIDMHADYGGVVPELASRDHVRKLLPLCDQVLADAGKTRSQIEGIAYTAGPGLIGALMVGGAVAHSLAFALGVPVLGVHHMEGHLLAPMLEPEPPAFPFVALLVSGGHTQLVLVKGIGEYEMLGESVDDAAGEAFDKTAKMLGLDYPGGPRVAALAEKGTPGRYRFPRPMTDRPGLDFSFSGLKTFTLNTVTAADKAGELDDQTRADIALAFEAAVVDTLVIKCRRALEQTHSKRLVIAGGVSANKRLRAGLETMAEKKKAKVFYARPEFCTDNGAMIAYAGCQRLLAGQQDGDRIVSVPRWPMNTLPPVGEVRSNGLVD; encoded by the coding sequence ATGCTTATTCTCGGTATCGAAACCTCCTGTGATGAAACCGGTGTCGCCCTGTTTGACAGTGATCAGGGCCTTTTGTCCCATGCCTTGTTCAGCCAGATCGATATGCACGCGGATTATGGCGGCGTAGTGCCGGAACTGGCCTCCCGTGACCATGTCCGCAAGCTGCTGCCTTTGTGCGATCAGGTGCTGGCAGACGCCGGCAAAACCCGCAGCCAGATTGAAGGTATCGCCTATACCGCCGGCCCGGGCCTGATTGGCGCCTTGATGGTGGGGGGCGCAGTGGCGCACTCGTTGGCTTTTGCTCTCGGGGTTCCCGTGCTGGGCGTTCACCATATGGAGGGCCACCTGCTAGCGCCCATGCTGGAGCCAGAGCCGCCGGCCTTCCCCTTTGTCGCCCTGTTAGTTTCTGGCGGCCACACCCAGTTGGTGCTGGTTAAAGGTATTGGTGAGTATGAAATGTTGGGCGAGTCGGTGGATGATGCCGCCGGCGAAGCCTTTGACAAGACCGCCAAGATGCTGGGGCTGGACTACCCGGGCGGGCCAAGAGTGGCGGCGCTCGCCGAGAAGGGCACGCCCGGGCGTTACCGTTTCCCGCGCCCCATGACAGACCGCCCTGGGCTGGATTTCAGTTTCAGTGGCCTGAAGACCTTTACCCTGAATACTGTCACCGCCGCCGACAAAGCCGGTGAACTTGATGACCAGACCCGGGCAGACATCGCGTTGGCGTTCGAAGCGGCGGTGGTGGATACCTTGGTGATCAAATGCCGCCGGGCTCTTGAGCAGACCCACAGCAAACGGCTGGTCATTGCCGGCGGCGTTAGTGCGAACAAACGGCTGCGGGCAGGGCTGGAAACTATGGCCGAGAAAAAGAAGGCGAAAGTGTTCTATGCCCGGCCTGAATTCTGCACTGATAACGGCGCCATGATCGCCTACGCCGGGTGTCAGCGCCTATTGGCCGGGCAGCAGGACGGCGACCGCATTGTGTCGGTACCCCGCTGGCCGATGAATACGCTGCCCCCGGTCGGGGAAGTTCGTTCAAATGGTCTGGTTGACTAG
- the plsY gene encoding glycerol-3-phosphate 1-O-acyltransferase PlsY — MIVLLCFLAYLAGSVLFAIPVCRFWHLPDPRAQGSGNPGATNVYRTGGWSPAAATLLLDAAKGGLPVWLASAAGLSILAQAMVALCAVTGHMIPVFFRFKGGKGVATALGAGLALAPLTTLLLSAIWAVVMWRWRISALASIVAVVSGPLLSAMLEPETLPLFGLLALLIVVRHRNNLIRMAQGREPGF; from the coding sequence CTGATTGTGCTCCTCTGCTTCCTGGCCTACCTGGCCGGGTCGGTGCTGTTTGCTATTCCGGTCTGCCGATTCTGGCACCTGCCGGACCCGCGGGCACAAGGTTCCGGAAACCCCGGCGCCACTAACGTCTACCGCACCGGCGGCTGGTCACCGGCGGCGGCCACACTACTTCTGGACGCGGCCAAAGGCGGATTGCCGGTATGGCTGGCCAGTGCCGCTGGCCTGTCGATTCTGGCACAGGCCATGGTTGCCCTGTGCGCGGTAACCGGGCACATGATTCCGGTGTTCTTCCGATTCAAGGGTGGCAAGGGAGTCGCAACGGCTCTGGGGGCCGGGCTGGCGCTGGCGCCGCTGACCACACTGCTACTGAGTGCCATCTGGGCCGTGGTGATGTGGCGCTGGCGCATTTCGGCGCTGGCCTCAATAGTTGCTGTCGTCAGTGGGCCGCTGCTCAGCGCCATGCTGGAACCGGAAACGCTGCCGCTGTTCGGCCTGCTGGCACTGCTGATCGTGGTCAGGCACAGGAACAACCTGATACGCATGGCCCAGGGCCGGGAGCCAGGGTTCTAG
- the folB gene encoding dihydroneopterin aldolase, whose product MTDSVMIEGLAVETVIGVYDWEREVSQRLLIDLEMAWDNSVPAASDDVADALDYAAVSERITGYLTDTRPQLLETAAEGIAALLQREFGVYWLRLIIRKPGAVPAATSVGVSIERGVR is encoded by the coding sequence GTGACAGACAGCGTGATGATCGAAGGCCTGGCCGTTGAAACCGTCATCGGGGTCTATGACTGGGAGCGTGAAGTCAGCCAGCGCCTGCTGATCGACCTGGAGATGGCGTGGGACAACAGCGTTCCTGCGGCGTCCGACGATGTCGCCGACGCGCTGGATTACGCCGCGGTCAGCGAGAGGATTACCGGCTATCTCACCGACACCCGTCCGCAGCTGCTGGAGACCGCGGCAGAGGGCATTGCGGCGCTTTTGCAGCGGGAATTCGGCGTGTACTGGCTACGCCTGATCATCCGCAAGCCCGGTGCCGTGCCGGCGGCGACCTCGGTGGGTGTTTCCATTGAGCGGGGTGTTCGCTGA
- the folK gene encoding 2-amino-4-hydroxy-6-hydroxymethyldihydropteridine diphosphokinase has translation MARVYISIGSNIDRQTHVLAALDALQEWFGELDLSPVYESEAVGFVGEPFLNQVVGVDTGLSVAELSARFKQLEAENGRRRDVPKFSGRTLDLDILTYDDLVGQFDGVELPRGEILKNAFVLKPLADVAPNERHPVCGQTYAELWQSYDRDQKLWPVDFDWQGRVISRA, from the coding sequence ATGGCCCGGGTCTACATCAGCATCGGTAGCAATATCGACCGCCAGACGCACGTGCTGGCGGCGCTGGATGCGCTTCAGGAATGGTTTGGCGAACTGGACCTGTCGCCGGTCTACGAGAGCGAGGCGGTCGGCTTTGTCGGCGAACCGTTTTTGAATCAGGTGGTGGGCGTTGATACCGGGCTTTCGGTGGCAGAGCTCTCCGCCCGTTTCAAGCAACTGGAAGCTGAGAATGGCCGTCGCCGGGACGTGCCAAAATTCAGCGGTCGAACGCTGGATCTGGATATTCTGACCTACGACGACTTGGTGGGCCAGTTCGACGGTGTGGAGCTGCCCCGCGGTGAAATCCTCAAGAACGCCTTCGTACTCAAGCCTTTGGCAGACGTCGCACCGAATGAACGACACCCGGTCTGCGGCCAGACCTATGCCGAGCTCTGGCAATCCTACGACCGGGACCAGAAACTCTGGCCCGTGGATTTTGACTGGCAGGGCCGGGTCATCTCCCGCGCGTAG
- the pgi gene encoding glucose-6-phosphate isomerase, with the protein MTKGPASLTDRPEWQALVGHQKDLEHIHMREQFRVDPDRANRFFISGGGLSLDYSRNRTTDDSLAKLMALARACDVPGRIEAMFRGDAINLTENRPALHVALRAPEENPLVSEDLDRMEAFVEDVQQQRRTGRTGKAFTDVVSIGIGGSFLGPKLVSEALKPYCLGQLQSHYVANIDGTHIAEVLKRVNPETTLFLVQSKSFKTQETLENSKVARDWFLANGGTEQDIAGHFIAVTANAPEAVEFGIDEDNIFPMWDWVGGRYSLWSAIGLPVALTIGMANFRALLSGAHELDNHFRHTPLEQNLPVVMAMLGIWYSNFWGAETHAILPYDHYLRSLPAHLQQLDMESNGKRVTQHGEPLNYHSGPVIWGGVGANGQHAFHQLLHQGTRLIPVDFIIPLNSHNNVASHHATLFANCLSQSRALMSGKTLSEAIEELVGEGLSEDQARSLAPHKVVPGNKPSNTLLMDKATPETVGALIALYEHRTFVQGIIWDVDSFDQWGVELGKQLGKGILPRLTGDSDQSAGAGDSSTDHLIQLFRRR; encoded by the coding sequence ATGACCAAGGGACCTGCCTCACTGACCGATCGCCCGGAATGGCAGGCGCTGGTTGGTCATCAGAAGGATCTGGAACACATCCACATGCGGGAACAGTTCCGGGTTGACCCGGACCGCGCCAACCGGTTTTTCATTAGTGGCGGCGGGCTGTCCCTGGACTACTCCCGCAACCGCACCACCGATGACTCCCTGGCGAAACTGATGGCCCTGGCCCGAGCCTGCGACGTACCCGGGCGTATTGAGGCAATGTTCCGCGGCGATGCCATCAACCTGACGGAAAACCGTCCGGCTCTGCACGTTGCCCTGCGGGCCCCGGAAGAGAACCCCCTGGTCAGTGAAGACCTTGACCGGATGGAGGCGTTCGTCGAAGACGTGCAGCAGCAACGGCGCACCGGCCGCACCGGCAAAGCCTTTACCGACGTCGTCAGCATCGGCATTGGCGGCTCCTTCCTCGGACCCAAGCTGGTATCCGAAGCCCTGAAGCCCTACTGTCTAGGCCAACTGCAATCCCACTATGTCGCCAACATCGATGGCACCCACATCGCGGAAGTTCTGAAGCGGGTGAACCCGGAAACCACGCTTTTTCTGGTTCAGTCGAAGTCCTTCAAAACCCAGGAAACCCTGGAAAACAGCAAGGTGGCACGGGACTGGTTTCTGGCCAATGGCGGCACCGAACAGGACATCGCCGGCCACTTTATCGCGGTCACCGCCAATGCGCCGGAAGCCGTGGAATTTGGCATCGACGAGGACAACATCTTCCCCATGTGGGACTGGGTTGGCGGGCGTTATTCACTCTGGTCGGCCATTGGCCTACCGGTGGCCCTGACCATTGGCATGGCCAACTTTCGGGCCCTACTCAGTGGCGCCCATGAACTGGATAACCATTTCCGCCATACGCCACTGGAGCAGAACCTGCCGGTGGTCATGGCCATGCTGGGCATCTGGTACAGCAATTTCTGGGGCGCGGAAACCCATGCCATCCTGCCCTACGACCACTACCTGCGAAGCCTGCCCGCCCATCTCCAGCAACTGGACATGGAAAGCAACGGCAAGCGGGTCACCCAGCATGGTGAACCGCTGAACTATCACAGCGGTCCGGTGATCTGGGGCGGCGTCGGCGCCAATGGCCAGCACGCATTCCATCAGCTGTTGCATCAGGGTACGCGGCTGATTCCGGTGGACTTTATTATTCCGCTGAACAGCCATAATAATGTGGCCAGTCACCATGCCACCCTCTTTGCCAACTGCCTGAGCCAGTCCCGGGCCTTGATGTCGGGCAAGACTCTGAGCGAAGCGATAGAGGAACTGGTAGGCGAAGGCTTGTCCGAGGATCAGGCCCGGAGCCTGGCTCCCCATAAAGTCGTGCCGGGAAACAAACCCAGCAACACCCTGCTGATGGACAAGGCAACCCCGGAAACGGTCGGTGCGCTTATCGCACTCTATGAACACCGCACCTTTGTGCAGGGCATCATCTGGGACGTGGATTCGTTTGATCAGTGGGGAGTTGAGCTGGGCAAGCAGCTGGGCAAGGGCATTCTGCCCCGCCTGACCGGGGATTCAGACCAGAGTGCTGGAGCCGGCGACAGCTCCACCGATCACCTGATCCAGCTGTTTCGCAGGCGGTAA
- the panC gene encoding pantoate--beta-alanine ligase, giving the protein MRTVHTLKELRTMLRGYRQKGKRIALVPTMGNLHEGHISLVRRASETADIVVTSIFVNPMQFGASEDLDSYPRTLQADQEALEKAGSTLVFTPSNDEIYPEGLARQTRVIVPEVSEGHCGASRPGHFEGVATVVTMLLNMVQPDVAVFGEKDFQQLAVIRKLTRDLMMPVEIVGAPTIREKDGLAKSSRNGYLSKSERAIAPVVYRTLQEAADKIQQGRTDFKTIEDEASKALSDAGLRPDYFNISNSLTLKPASAEDTDITLLTAAFLGTTRLIDNLSVSR; this is encoded by the coding sequence ATGAGAACCGTACATACGCTCAAAGAACTCCGCACCATGCTTCGTGGCTATCGCCAGAAGGGCAAGCGCATTGCGCTTGTGCCCACGATGGGCAATCTTCACGAAGGTCACATTTCACTGGTACGGCGCGCCAGCGAGACCGCCGACATTGTGGTCACCAGCATTTTCGTCAATCCGATGCAGTTCGGCGCCTCGGAAGACCTCGACAGCTATCCGCGGACACTGCAGGCGGACCAGGAGGCCCTGGAAAAAGCAGGCAGCACGCTGGTATTCACGCCATCCAATGACGAGATATACCCCGAAGGCCTGGCCCGTCAGACCCGGGTTATCGTGCCGGAAGTCAGCGAGGGCCACTGTGGTGCCAGCCGGCCAGGGCATTTTGAAGGCGTGGCCACCGTGGTCACCATGCTGCTGAACATGGTGCAACCGGATGTAGCCGTGTTCGGCGAGAAGGACTTCCAGCAACTGGCGGTGATCCGCAAGCTGACACGGGATCTTATGATGCCTGTGGAGATCGTGGGCGCGCCGACTATTCGGGAAAAAGACGGCCTGGCCAAAAGCTCCCGCAACGGCTATCTGTCGAAATCCGAGCGGGCCATCGCTCCGGTTGTTTATCGCACGCTCCAGGAGGCGGCCGATAAAATCCAACAGGGCCGAACCGATTTTAAAACCATTGAAGATGAAGCCAGCAAGGCGCTCAGCGATGCCGGCCTGCGCCCTGACTACTTCAATATTTCCAACAGCCTCACCCTGAAACCCGCCAGTGCGGAAGACACAGACATCACCCTGCTCACGGCGGCGTTCCTGGGAACTACGCGGCTGATCGACAACCTTTCGGTGTCCCGGTAA
- the panB gene encoding 3-methyl-2-oxobutanoate hydroxymethyltransferase, whose product MAVTINTLREYKAKGEAFSMLTSYDATFAQIVSEAGVDVILIGDSLGMVLQGHDSTLPVTMDQMVYHVSSVAKGNRGSLIMADMPFMTYGTVEAALENAAELMRAGAHMVKLEGTDWMKDTIHALSERGVPVCAHLGLTPQFVNKFGGYKVQGRDEKHAEMMIEHACELVAAGADLILLECVPSPLAARITQAVQAPVIGIGAGADTDGQVLVVHDMLGMTTGRKPRFVKDFLAETGSVRGAIEAYVAAVRDRSFPAEEHTFKT is encoded by the coding sequence ATGGCTGTTACCATCAATACCCTGCGCGAGTACAAGGCCAAAGGCGAAGCGTTCTCCATGCTGACGTCCTACGACGCCACCTTTGCCCAGATTGTCAGTGAAGCAGGCGTAGACGTGATCCTGATCGGTGACTCCCTGGGCATGGTTCTGCAGGGACACGACAGCACACTGCCGGTGACCATGGATCAGATGGTGTACCACGTATCATCGGTAGCGAAGGGCAACCGCGGCTCCCTGATTATGGCGGACATGCCCTTCATGACCTATGGCACGGTCGAGGCGGCCCTGGAAAATGCGGCCGAACTGATGCGCGCCGGTGCCCACATGGTCAAACTGGAAGGCACCGATTGGATGAAAGACACCATCCACGCCCTCAGCGAACGGGGCGTGCCTGTGTGCGCCCACCTCGGGCTGACCCCCCAGTTCGTCAACAAGTTCGGCGGTTACAAGGTTCAGGGCCGGGACGAAAAACACGCCGAGATGATGATCGAACACGCCTGTGAGCTGGTCGCCGCCGGCGCTGACCTCATCCTGCTGGAATGCGTCCCCTCACCGCTCGCCGCCCGCATTACCCAGGCGGTTCAGGCCCCGGTTATCGGCATTGGTGCTGGCGCGGATACCGACGGCCAGGTACTGGTGGTTCACGACATGCTGGGCATGACAACCGGCCGTAAACCCCGTTTCGTTAAGGACTTCCTGGCCGAAACAGGCTCCGTAAGGGGCGCCATCGAAGCCTATGTGGCTGCCGTTCGCGACCGCTCATTTCCCGCCGAGGAGCATACGTTCAAAACATGA
- the folK gene encoding 2-amino-4-hydroxy-6-hydroxymethyldihydropteridine diphosphokinase: MARTDAFIGLGSNLAEPSAQLARAVIGLAALPETELVAQSPFYRSRPVGPQDQPDFVNGAVWLRTELPPLELLDQLQSIEQDHGRERRQHWGPRTLDLDLLIYGNERISESRLTVPHPELPNRDFVLQPLLDLAPSLTLPDGTPIADLRSKCPDNHLRRLDPIASDTPRDYP, translated from the coding sequence GTGGCAAGAACGGACGCTTTCATCGGCCTGGGTAGCAACCTGGCTGAGCCTTCAGCCCAGCTAGCCCGGGCAGTGATCGGCCTGGCAGCGCTGCCGGAGACCGAACTGGTTGCCCAGTCGCCTTTTTATCGCAGCCGGCCAGTGGGGCCGCAGGACCAACCGGATTTTGTCAACGGGGCGGTCTGGCTGCGCACCGAACTGCCGCCGTTGGAACTGCTGGACCAACTGCAATCCATTGAACAGGATCATGGCCGCGAACGTCGGCAGCACTGGGGCCCACGCACGCTGGATCTGGACCTGTTGATCTATGGTAATGAAAGGATCTCAGAGAGCCGCTTGACCGTGCCACACCCGGAACTGCCCAACCGCGATTTTGTTCTGCAGCCACTACTGGACCTGGCCCCGTCCCTGACCCTGCCGGATGGAACACCTATTGCGGATCTGCGATCAAAATGCCCGGACAACCACCTGCGCCGGCTTGATCCTATTGCCTCTGACACACCCCGGGATTACCCTTAG